The Dehalogenimonas sp. THU2 genome has a window encoding:
- a CDS encoding HAD-IC family P-type ATPase yields the protein MADNWHSLSTADTLSKLGSRLAGLTQAEARDRLAKSGPNELSSKPPRSPYLVFLSQFVNPLIYVLVAAAAVSVATGHYIDAAVIGGILLINATIGYIQETKAEKAMAALKDMAAPRTRVRRGGKLRTILSREAVPGDIVILEAGDRVPADARVMELAGFEVNESALTGESQPVAKVTGKLPLDTLLADRDNMLYLGTAATQGKAVAVVTGTGMETELGRIATGLESIESEKTPLQKSISRISTYLVMVLLGVVAVIFVIGLWRGLELLEMFLLAVAAAVSAIPEGLPAVVTVVLAIGMRIMASRNVIIRRLVAVETLGSATVICSDKTGTLTMNQMTLRRLYSDGRMIEVSGEGYVPEGKFKLDGDILLSPEKDEAIALALRIGVLSSDATVTLGEDCCSLFGDPTEGALLIAGAKIGLVKEKLEAEAPRLSEIPFTSELQYMATLHEEDGDRRVYVKGAAEKLLELSSHYWSGGHAVPLDDAAKADYQARIDGMAGQAMRVLGLAYAETESKTTALKPGDIEGRLVMAGLVGLFDPPRLEATEAIRQACSAGIRVIMITGDHIATAQAVAKEIGLGEGRAVTGRELAEMDDETLAREVRRITVYARIEPLHKLRIVNALKHHGHVVAMTGDGVNDAPALKSADIGIAMGKAGTDVAREAADMVLTDDNFASIISAVEEGRAIFNRLRNVLYYLLSTNIGELLALTVTIAVLGQAPLLAVQILWINVMTDTTITIPLGLEPKSGDELATPPRSPRVGLLYPGLLFRVAYTALLMGGMVFGIFYWARQHMDLDQARTLAFTSMVAIEWFRGFVARTDEKTIFKIGLFKNRWLLMAVGIAFVLQLTVVYTPFMQAAFNTVPLDLAHWGIALGAGFTLFAIEELRKVFFPMAFSQGKWRKR from the coding sequence ATGGCTGATAACTGGCACAGTCTCTCTACCGCCGACACGCTGTCCAAGCTGGGTAGCCGGTTGGCCGGCCTAACCCAGGCAGAGGCCAGGGACCGGCTGGCAAAATCCGGCCCCAACGAGTTATCTTCCAAGCCTCCCAGGTCGCCGTACCTGGTTTTCCTCTCCCAGTTCGTCAATCCGCTTATCTATGTGCTGGTAGCCGCCGCGGCGGTCTCCGTCGCCACCGGTCACTATATCGACGCCGCGGTCATCGGGGGAATCCTGCTGATCAACGCCACCATCGGCTACATCCAGGAAACCAAAGCGGAAAAAGCCATGGCGGCCCTGAAAGATATGGCCGCGCCCCGCACCCGTGTCCGCCGCGGCGGCAAACTGCGGACCATTTTGAGCCGGGAGGCAGTGCCCGGAGACATCGTTATCCTGGAAGCCGGCGACCGTGTCCCGGCCGACGCCCGCGTCATGGAACTGGCTGGTTTCGAGGTCAACGAATCCGCCCTGACCGGTGAATCGCAACCCGTCGCTAAAGTCACCGGCAAGCTGCCTTTAGACACCCTCTTGGCCGACCGCGACAACATGCTCTACCTGGGCACCGCCGCCACTCAAGGGAAGGCGGTGGCCGTGGTCACCGGTACCGGTATGGAAACCGAACTGGGGCGCATCGCCACCGGTCTGGAGTCCATCGAATCCGAGAAAACACCGCTGCAGAAAAGCATCTCCCGCATCAGCACCTACCTGGTCATGGTGCTGCTGGGTGTCGTGGCTGTAATCTTCGTTATCGGTCTCTGGCGCGGTCTTGAACTGCTGGAAATGTTCCTGCTGGCGGTAGCCGCCGCCGTTTCCGCCATACCAGAAGGCCTGCCGGCTGTGGTCACCGTGGTGTTGGCCATAGGCATGAGGATCATGGCCAGCCGCAACGTCATCATCCGGCGCCTGGTAGCCGTGGAAACCCTGGGTTCGGCCACCGTCATCTGCTCCGACAAGACCGGCACCCTGACCATGAACCAGATGACCCTCCGGCGCCTGTATTCCGACGGGCGGATGATCGAGGTTTCCGGCGAGGGCTATGTCCCGGAGGGTAAATTCAAGCTGGACGGCGATATTTTGCTATCGCCGGAGAAGGATGAGGCCATCGCCCTGGCACTGCGCATCGGCGTTCTGTCCTCCGACGCCACAGTCACCCTGGGAGAAGACTGCTGTTCGCTCTTCGGCGATCCCACCGAAGGTGCCCTCCTCATCGCCGGCGCCAAGATCGGTCTGGTCAAGGAAAAACTGGAAGCTGAGGCGCCGCGCCTGTCGGAAATCCCCTTCACCTCCGAGTTGCAATACATGGCCACCCTGCACGAGGAGGACGGCGACCGCCGCGTTTATGTCAAAGGCGCCGCTGAGAAACTGCTGGAACTGAGTTCCCATTATTGGAGCGGCGGCCACGCTGTGCCCCTTGATGATGCCGCCAAAGCGGATTATCAGGCGCGGATAGACGGCATGGCTGGCCAGGCCATGCGGGTGCTGGGACTGGCTTACGCCGAAACCGAGTCGAAAACCACCGCACTCAAACCTGGGGACATCGAAGGCCGGCTGGTCATGGCCGGCCTGGTGGGACTCTTCGACCCGCCCCGGCTGGAAGCCACCGAGGCCATCAGGCAGGCCTGCAGCGCCGGCATCCGGGTGATCATGATCACCGGCGACCACATCGCCACGGCCCAGGCGGTGGCCAAAGAAATCGGCCTCGGCGAAGGCAGGGCCGTCACCGGGCGGGAACTGGCGGAGATGGACGATGAGACGCTGGCGCGGGAGGTACGCCGCATCACCGTCTATGCCCGGATCGAACCGCTGCACAAGCTGCGCATCGTGAATGCTCTCAAACACCACGGTCACGTGGTCGCCATGACCGGCGACGGCGTCAACGACGCCCCGGCGCTCAAGTCGGCGGACATCGGCATCGCCATGGGCAAAGCCGGCACCGATGTCGCCCGCGAGGCCGCGGACATGGTGCTGACCGACGATAATTTCGCCTCGATAATCTCCGCGGTGGAGGAAGGCCGGGCCATCTTCAACCGGCTGCGCAACGTCCTCTATTATCTTCTTTCGACCAATATCGGCGAACTCCTGGCGCTGACGGTGACCATCGCCGTTCTGGGCCAGGCGCCGCTGCTGGCGGTGCAGATTCTGTGGATCAACGTTATGACAGATACCACCATCACCATTCCGCTGGGCCTGGAACCCAAGAGCGGTGACGAACTCGCCACTCCCCCCCGTTCCCCCAGGGTCGGCCTGCTGTACCCCGGCCTGCTCTTCAGGGTGGCTTACACCGCCCTCCTGATGGGCGGCATGGTCTTCGGCATCTTCTACTGGGCGCGGCAGCACATGGACCTGGACCAGGCGCGCACCCTGGCCTTCACCTCGATGGTAGCCATCGAGTGGTTCCGCGGTTTCGTCGCCCGCACCGATGAGAAAACAATCTTCAAGATCGGCCTGTTCAAAAACCGCTGGCTGCTCATGGCCGTCGGCATCGCCTTCGTACTGCAGCTGACGGTCGTCTATACCCCGTTCATGCAGGCCGCCTTCAATACGGTGCCTCTCGACCTGGCGCACTGGGGCATCGCCCTGGGCGCCGGCTTCACCCTCTTCGCCATAGAGGAACTGCGCAAGGTCTTCTTCCCCATGGCCTTCTCCCAGGGCAAGTGGCGCAAGCGCTGA
- a CDS encoding SDR family oxidoreductase — protein sequence MDRKMKELFDLSGKVAFVTGGALGIGREIAMRLAESGAAVIVSDTDLEKARAVVADLRVAGCKAKEHQAVPGEIPEAEKAIWMALAVYGGLHILVTTAEIRPAEDEETTEDDNPVEIGLRETELFSEAAARAMADRNHGGKIVTVAGIDSFHEVESVSQLTRKLAGKWAPERINVNAVVHGAIDIPPVKEIGDEGDEGDEVHEGHEAGETAMEPVSAMAPIGRRGKPGDVAGAVLYFASGAADFVTGVTLTVDGGSSLDSSSP from the coding sequence ATGGATAGGAAGATGAAAGAACTTTTCGATCTGTCGGGAAAAGTGGCCTTCGTGACCGGCGGCGCCTTGGGCATCGGCCGGGAGATCGCTATGCGCCTGGCCGAATCCGGCGCCGCCGTCATCGTATCGGATACCGACCTTGAAAAGGCCCGGGCCGTTGTGGCGGATCTGAGGGTCGCCGGCTGTAAAGCCAAAGAACACCAGGCCGTCCCCGGAGAAATCCCGGAGGCGGAGAAAGCCATCTGGATGGCACTGGCGGTGTACGGCGGCTTGCACATCCTGGTAACCACCGCCGAGATCCGTCCCGCAGAGGACGAAGAAACGACTGAAGACGATAACCCTGTCGAGATCGGTCTGCGGGAAACTGAGCTGTTTTCCGAAGCAGCAGCCAGGGCGATGGCTGATCGGAACCATGGTGGCAAGATCGTAACTGTCGCCGGGATCGATTCTTTCCACGAGGTGGAATCTGTTTCCCAATTGACACGGAAACTGGCCGGGAAATGGGCGCCGGAGCGGATCAACGTCAACGCAGTCGTTCACGGAGCCATAGACATCCCGCCGGTGAAAGAAATAGGGGACGAAGGGGACGAAGGGGACGAAGTGCACGAGGGTCACGAGGCCGGGGAGACTGCAATGGAACCGGTGTCTGCCATGGCCCCGATAGGCCGCCGGGGAAAGCCTGGCGATGTGGCTGGTGCGGTTCTTTATTTTGCCAGCGGAGCCGCTGATTTCGTGACCGGCGTCACCCTGACCGTCGATGGCGGTTCATCGCTGGATTCGTCTTCGCCCTAG
- a CDS encoding hydrogenase maturation protease, producing the protein MPERAAETDNILVLGVGNEALGDEGFGIHVVRKLKENGFPEHIRIEAGGVAGFDLLGLLSGVDRLIIVDVMVCDLEPGDIGRFNLDAEFKASGRVPMSFHELSVLDLLQIAEVVGLNPRVEFLVTKPVKLEWGFELSPLVQQAADKAVDYLVKELAGTISES; encoded by the coding sequence ATGCCGGAACGCGCCGCTGAAACAGACAATATCCTGGTGCTGGGGGTTGGCAACGAGGCGCTGGGCGATGAAGGGTTCGGCATCCACGTTGTCCGGAAGCTGAAGGAAAATGGGTTTCCTGAGCACATCAGGATCGAAGCCGGCGGTGTCGCCGGCTTCGATCTTTTGGGACTGCTTTCCGGCGTTGACCGGCTGATAATCGTCGATGTCATGGTTTGCGACCTGGAGCCGGGCGATATCGGCCGGTTTAATCTGGACGCCGAATTCAAGGCCAGCGGCCGGGTCCCCATGTCGTTCCATGAACTCAGCGTTCTCGACCTTTTGCAGATCGCCGAAGTTGTCGGCCTCAATCCCAGGGTGGAATTCCTGGTGACCAAGCCGGTCAAGCTCGAGTGGGGTTTCGAACTGTCCCCGCTGGTGCAGCAGGCGGCGGACAAGGCGGTAGATTACCTGGTGAAAGAGCTGGCCGGGACGATTTCTGAATCATGA
- a CDS encoding nickel-dependent hydrogenase large subunit, which yields MVRVIVDPVTRIEGHLKIEVEVENGVVTDAWSSGTMARGFEVLLQGRDPWDAPYVTSRVCGVCEGVHAIASAQAMEHAFGIEMTEAGRLMRNLFCAGYYSHDHYVHFYILSALDYLDIMAIARYNGSDPGLLAVKSKIVGLVNAGDTSPFTPRYTPDAFSVSDPTTVTTLVSHYIKAIEMKAKSQKMLAYITGIQPHPNTVTVGGCLGTPSREQLLDFRDLWVEQMDFINNVYVPDVIAVGTGPLFPLARSAFGATAGNYLAYPMLPQNPSATPADISFGGSNPLFRSGVIMAQGARGSLTNINNTTITPVDFGEITESVTNSWYDYPAGSAAARHPSQGVTQFNVNKPNAYSFLKSPRYSSEPMEVGPLARGLVNRFPQLVDFFNAGGREGVVARHLSRAIISKMVMDEGLAWIDRLIELRTAGPLVGMNEKPVPRAASGFGVWDAPRGALGHWVEVENHRIKNYQLVVPSTWNAGPRDENQVRGPYEQSLIGAPVPDIDNPINIVRIIRSFDPCLSCAVHIIDPHSNVVRVHKIS from the coding sequence ATGGTGCGCGTTATTGTTGATCCGGTAACAAGAATCGAAGGTCATCTGAAGATCGAGGTTGAAGTCGAAAACGGTGTGGTCACCGATGCCTGGTCTTCCGGTACCATGGCCCGCGGTTTCGAGGTATTGCTGCAAGGCCGCGACCCCTGGGATGCGCCGTACGTCACCAGCCGCGTTTGCGGCGTTTGCGAAGGGGTTCATGCTATCGCTTCAGCCCAGGCGATGGAACATGCCTTTGGCATCGAGATGACCGAAGCCGGCCGCCTGATGCGCAACCTTTTCTGCGCCGGTTATTATTCCCATGACCATTATGTTCATTTCTATATTCTTTCGGCGCTCGACTATCTCGACATCATGGCTATCGCCCGCTACAACGGCTCAGATCCCGGCCTGCTGGCGGTTAAGAGTAAGATCGTCGGTCTGGTCAACGCCGGAGATACGTCACCCTTCACCCCCCGCTACACGCCGGACGCTTTCTCGGTCTCCGACCCGACCACGGTTACCACCCTGGTATCGCATTACATTAAAGCGATTGAAATGAAAGCCAAATCTCAAAAGATGCTGGCCTACATCACCGGCATCCAGCCGCATCCCAACACGGTGACTGTCGGCGGTTGCCTGGGCACGCCGAGCCGGGAACAGCTCCTAGACTTCCGCGACCTGTGGGTGGAGCAGATGGATTTTATCAACAACGTTTACGTGCCGGATGTCATCGCCGTGGGTACTGGCCCGCTCTTCCCGTTGGCCAGGAGCGCCTTTGGCGCTACCGCCGGGAATTACCTGGCTTATCCCATGCTGCCACAGAACCCCTCCGCGACCCCGGCGGATATCTCTTTCGGCGGATCCAATCCGCTCTTCCGGAGCGGTGTGATCATGGCACAGGGAGCCAGAGGTTCACTGACCAACATCAATAACACCACTATAACCCCGGTGGATTTCGGCGAGATCACCGAGTCGGTGACCAACTCATGGTACGACTATCCCGCCGGCAGCGCGGCAGCCCGCCATCCTTCTCAAGGAGTTACCCAGTTCAACGTCAATAAACCGAATGCCTATTCGTTCCTGAAATCCCCCCGTTATTCCTCTGAACCTATGGAGGTGGGTCCGCTGGCCCGGGGCCTGGTCAACCGCTTTCCACAACTGGTAGATTTCTTCAACGCTGGCGGCCGGGAAGGCGTGGTGGCCCGTCATTTATCCCGGGCGATCATTTCCAAGATGGTCATGGATGAAGGCCTGGCCTGGATCGACCGTCTCATCGAACTCCGGACGGCCGGACCGCTGGTTGGCATGAATGAGAAGCCGGTGCCGCGGGCCGCATCAGGTTTCGGCGTCTGGGACGCCCCGCGCGGCGCCCTGGGCCATTGGGTGGAAGTGGAAAATCACCGCATCAAGAACTACCAACTGGTGGTGCCGTCCACCTGGAACGCCGGTCCGAGGGATGAGAACCAGGTGCGCGGACCTTACGAGCAATCACTCATCGGCGCGCCGGTGCCGGACATCGACAATCCGATCAATATCGTGCGCATCATCCGCTCCTTCGACCCGTGTTTGTCCTGCGCCGTGCACATCATCGACCCGCATTCAAACGTCGTCAGAGTCCACAAGATCTCCTGA
- a CDS encoding hydrogenase small subunit: MNIANLTRPELSRRDFVKVAGITATYLGLSQALAPQIIQALEMQAQGKKPAVIWLDGQACSGCAESFLNNLEPTASSLLLDTISLRYNEAVMAASGHQAEEALAATVAEGGYVLVIDGSIPLAENGKFCMVGGRPFTEIVRETAKNAAVIICVGSCASFGGIPRSGPTDAVGYLYRGKTLHGFFNDVGPKPVINLPTCPLHNERLVATIVHYLTFGTAPELDAFQRPLAFYGRLQHDNCSRRGNFEKRRFVTDFNNPAQQGYCLILKGCKGPIAFQDCQTRLWNNRASYCINSSFPCIACSQPEFYQDTSPHFAHEYDFGV, encoded by the coding sequence ATGAACATTGCGAATCTGACAAGACCTGAATTAAGCCGCCGGGATTTCGTCAAAGTTGCCGGCATAACGGCAACTTACCTGGGGTTGAGCCAGGCTCTCGCACCTCAGATCATTCAGGCTCTGGAGATGCAGGCTCAGGGTAAGAAACCGGCGGTCATCTGGCTGGACGGCCAGGCATGCTCCGGATGTGCGGAATCTTTCTTGAACAACCTGGAACCGACCGCCAGTTCACTCCTCCTGGATACGATATCGCTGCGTTATAACGAGGCGGTGATGGCCGCGTCAGGACACCAGGCGGAAGAGGCGCTTGCAGCCACCGTCGCTGAGGGCGGTTATGTCCTGGTGATCGACGGCAGTATTCCGCTGGCGGAAAACGGCAAGTTCTGTATGGTCGGCGGCAGGCCGTTCACCGAGATCGTACGGGAAACGGCCAAAAACGCCGCGGTCATCATCTGCGTCGGATCCTGCGCTTCCTTTGGCGGCATCCCCCGGTCCGGTCCGACCGACGCTGTCGGTTACCTGTATCGCGGCAAAACGCTGCATGGCTTTTTCAATGATGTCGGCCCAAAACCAGTCATTAACCTGCCCACCTGCCCGCTGCACAACGAGCGGCTGGTGGCCACTATCGTTCATTACCTCACCTTCGGCACCGCGCCGGAACTGGACGCTTTCCAGCGGCCGCTGGCTTTCTACGGCAGGCTGCAGCATGACAATTGCTCCCGCCGCGGCAATTTTGAGAAACGCCGGTTCGTCACCGACTTCAACAACCCGGCTCAGCAGGGTTATTGCCTGATCCTCAAGGGCTGCAAGGGGCCTATAGCCTTTCAGGACTGCCAGACACGCCTGTGGAACAACCGCGCCAGCTACTGCATCAACTCCAGTTTCCCGTGTATTGCCTGTTCGCAGCCGGAGTTTTACCAGGATACCAGTCCGCACTTTGCCCACGAGTATGATTTCGGAGTTTAG
- a CDS encoding cytochrome c — protein sequence MKPKATLYVILALLLVAIPVLSACTTPEPEPTATTTQPPPTTTQAPDNPLPTVAGIDALLVYYSKCASCHGIQRQGGVGPTLISANLTAFTHQSLSSFTGLHYRSFYGAALDPALSNVLINYLKATP from the coding sequence ATGAAACCTAAGGCGACCCTCTATGTTATCCTGGCTCTATTACTGGTGGCGATACCGGTATTGAGCGCCTGCACCACACCGGAACCCGAACCCACCGCCACTACTACCCAACCGCCTCCCACCACAACCCAGGCACCGGATAACCCGCTGCCCACCGTAGCCGGTATTGACGCGCTGCTGGTGTATTACAGCAAGTGCGCTTCCTGTCACGGCATCCAGCGGCAGGGCGGGGTAGGGCCCACCTTGATTTCGGCGAATCTGACTGCCTTCACACATCAAAGCCTGAGCAGTTTTACCGGATTGCACTACCGGTCATTCTACGGAGCGGCTCTTGATCCGGCGCTCAGTAATGTGTTGATCAACTACCTTAAAGCGACTCCCTAG
- the nrdR gene encoding transcriptional regulator NrdR encodes MNCPNCQQNDFKVVDSREVEDGIRRRRECLGCGHRFTTYERIQPTAAYVIKKDGRREEWSKDKLLAGLHKACEKRPLPVGTVDKLAYDIEAELLETGRAEIPSTAVGDKVMEKLKAIDNIAYIRFASVYRKFTDVTEFKEMVDRLIDRDAPGARAQLPLLLTDTEKKIKRSKGHDAAIIS; translated from the coding sequence ATGAATTGTCCAAACTGCCAGCAAAATGATTTCAAGGTCGTGGACTCCCGAGAGGTGGAGGACGGCATCCGCCGCCGCCGGGAATGCCTGGGCTGCGGCCACCGCTTCACCACCTACGAGCGCATCCAGCCCACCGCCGCCTACGTCATCAAGAAGGACGGCCGCCGCGAGGAATGGAGCAAGGACAAGCTCCTGGCCGGTTTGCACAAGGCCTGTGAAAAGCGCCCGCTGCCGGTGGGGACCGTGGACAAGCTGGCGTATGACATAGAGGCGGAGCTTTTGGAGACCGGCCGCGCCGAGATCCCCTCCACCGCCGTCGGCGACAAGGTGATGGAGAAACTGAAGGCCATCGACAACATCGCCTACATCCGCTTCGCCTCGGTCTACCGCAAGTTCACCGATGTTACCGAGTTCAAGGAGATGGTGGATCGGCTCATCGACCGCGACGCGCCCGGCGCCCGCGCCCAACTGCCACTGCTGCTCACCGACACGGAAAAGAAAATCAAACGGAGTAAAGGCCATGACGCCGCAATCATCAGCTAA
- a CDS encoding vitamin B12-dependent ribonucleotide reductase — MPAAIKTRKSNKKAAIPEKVELADNALAVLKKRYLKKDKQGNPVETPEDMLRRVARTVAAAELIYDTNCDVRELENEFYGLMARLEFLPNSPTLMNAGRELGQLSACFVLPIEDSIESIFDAVKHTAMIHKSGGGTGFSFSRLRPESDRVGTTGGVASGPISFMRAFDVATDVIKQGGTRRGANMAILSIDHPDIERFITAKQQAGVLTNFNLSVAITDKFMEAVRSGADYDLVNPHNGEVFASRKARDIFDKIVNLAWKTGDPGIVFIDRINAENPTPHLGRIESTNPCGEQPLLPYESCNLGSINLSRMVKGNGKKSVDFDKLGYTIRTAVRFLDDVIDVNKFPLPQIAERTRQTRKIGLGVMGFADLLIDLGIPYDSPEALATAEAVMGFVQSESHKASEELAAIRGVFPAYDGSIYDGKVRMRNASCTTIAPTGTLSIIAGCSSGIEPHFALCFTRNIMDNTRMIEVNPYFERAAKTDGFYSEDLMKKLAEGSHLESMVEVPDDIKKLFVTAHNITPEGHVKMQAVFQKYTDNAVSKTVNFPADATVPDVEGVYLMAYKDGLKGITIYRDGCKADQPMSTGSPKSDSSSVRPEPVEGSKIPAAPQPAKPRKRSKVTTGFTEKVNTGCGTLYITVNSDDTGVCEVFSHLGKTGGCAAAQLESTCRLASLALRSGIEPASVAKQLKGIRCPSIAWDGGKSVLSCADAIATVLENFLTARESLATRDSQLVTPPGGNGHGEKKAVKDLGLVKNIAGQCVECGSILVYQEGCFICPGCGFTKC; from the coding sequence ATGCCCGCAGCCATCAAAACCAGAAAATCGAATAAAAAAGCCGCCATCCCTGAAAAGGTGGAGCTTGCCGATAACGCCCTCGCCGTGCTCAAAAAGCGCTATTTGAAGAAAGACAAGCAGGGCAACCCCGTCGAGACGCCGGAGGACATGCTCCGCCGCGTCGCCCGCACCGTCGCCGCCGCGGAACTCATCTACGACACCAACTGCGACGTGCGTGAACTGGAGAACGAGTTCTACGGCCTGATGGCCCGCCTTGAATTCCTGCCCAACTCCCCCACGCTGATGAACGCCGGCCGTGAGCTGGGCCAGCTTTCCGCCTGCTTCGTGCTGCCCATCGAGGACTCCATCGAGAGCATCTTCGACGCCGTGAAGCACACCGCCATGATCCACAAGTCCGGCGGCGGCACCGGCTTCTCCTTCTCCCGGCTGCGCCCGGAGTCGGACCGCGTCGGCACCACCGGCGGCGTCGCCTCCGGCCCCATCTCCTTCATGCGCGCCTTCGACGTGGCCACCGATGTCATCAAGCAGGGCGGCACCCGCCGCGGCGCCAACATGGCCATCCTGTCCATCGACCACCCGGACATCGAGCGCTTCATCACCGCCAAGCAGCAGGCCGGCGTGCTGACCAACTTCAACCTTTCGGTAGCCATCACTGACAAGTTCATGGAAGCCGTCCGCTCCGGCGCCGATTACGATCTGGTCAACCCCCACAACGGCGAGGTTTTCGCCAGCCGGAAGGCGCGGGATATCTTCGACAAGATCGTGAACCTGGCCTGGAAGACGGGGGATCCCGGCATCGTCTTCATCGACCGCATCAACGCGGAGAATCCCACCCCCCACCTCGGCCGCATCGAGTCCACTAACCCCTGCGGCGAGCAGCCCCTCCTGCCCTACGAGTCCTGCAACCTGGGCTCCATCAACCTGTCCCGCATGGTCAAGGGCAATGGCAAGAAGTCTGTCGATTTCGACAAGCTGGGCTATACCATCCGCACCGCCGTCCGCTTCCTGGACGACGTCATCGATGTCAACAAGTTCCCCCTCCCCCAGATCGCCGAGCGCACCCGCCAGACGCGCAAGATCGGCCTCGGGGTGATGGGCTTCGCCGATCTCCTGATCGACCTCGGCATCCCCTATGACTCACCGGAAGCCCTGGCCACCGCGGAAGCGGTCATGGGATTCGTCCAGTCAGAATCGCACAAGGCTTCCGAGGAACTGGCTGCCATTCGCGGCGTCTTCCCCGCCTACGACGGCTCCATTTACGATGGAAAAGTCAGGATGCGCAACGCCTCCTGCACCACCATCGCCCCCACCGGCACCCTGTCCATCATCGCCGGCTGCTCATCGGGCATCGAGCCGCACTTCGCCTTGTGCTTCACCCGCAACATCATGGACAACACCAGGATGATTGAGGTCAACCCCTACTTCGAGCGCGCCGCCAAAACGGACGGTTTCTACTCGGAGGACCTGATGAAGAAGCTGGCCGAGGGCTCCCACCTGGAGAGCATGGTGGAAGTCCCGGACGACATTAAAAAACTCTTCGTCACCGCCCACAACATCACCCCAGAAGGCCACGTCAAGATGCAGGCGGTCTTCCAGAAATACACCGATAACGCCGTCAGTAAGACGGTCAACTTCCCCGCCGACGCCACCGTGCCGGACGTGGAAGGCGTCTATCTCATGGCCTACAAAGACGGCCTGAAAGGCATCACCATCTACCGCGACGGCTGCAAGGCCGACCAGCCCATGTCCACCGGCTCCCCAAAATCCGATTCCTCTTCCGTTCGCCCTGAGCCTGTCGAAGGGTCAAAGATACCCGCAGCCCCCCAGCCCGCCAAACCCCGCAAGCGCTCCAAGGTGACCACCGGCTTCACGGAGAAGGTCAACACCGGCTGCGGCACCCTTTACATCACCGTCAACTCGGATGACACCGGCGTATGTGAGGTCTTCTCCCACCTGGGCAAAACCGGCGGATGCGCCGCCGCCCAGCTTGAGAGCACCTGCCGCCTGGCCTCCTTAGCCCTCAGGAGCGGCATAGAACCCGCTTCCGTCGCCAAGCAGCTGAAAGGCATCCGCTGCCCCTCCATCGCCTGGGACGGCGGCAAGAGCGTCCTTTCCTGCGCCGACGCCATCGCCACCGTACTGGAGAACTTCCTGACCGCCCGCGAATCACTCGCCACTCGCGACTCGCAACTCGTGACTCCGCCCGGCGGCAACGGCCACGGGGAAAAGAAGGCCGTCAAAGACCTGGGCTTGGTCAAGAACATCGCTGGTCAGTGCGTGGAATGCGGTAGCATCCTGGTCTACCAGGAGGGGTGCTTCATTTGCCCGGGGTGTGGGTTTACGAAGTGCTAG